One Seriola aureovittata isolate HTS-2021-v1 ecotype China chromosome 3, ASM2101889v1, whole genome shotgun sequence genomic window, CCTGGTGGATTATACACTTGATGTTACAAGAACCGACCTCGACGAGGTCGTCCACGTCTATCGAAGTGGAAAGGACCTCACTGATCCACAGATGGAGCgatacagaaacagaacaaCTCTCATCCATGAAGACCTGAGCAGAGGAATCATCACACTGCAGATCTCCTCAGTTCAGCTGAAGGACAGTGGACCGTACCGATGTTTTGTCCCAGAGCTGAGAGCTGGTTGTACCACTGCCCTTAATGTTGGTAAGCATGAGGACTTTACTGCTGTACAGGACATTTTaggatttatttcattcagtatttatcACAGATAGTGAAGAAGTTTGTTCCTGAATAAAacacatgatttaaaaaagtgtttaaacagtttatttctcatttgaaacagtgaaaaaagtcCAACACAACAAGACGAAgacagatgatgtcatgaccagcATCTCGCCACCAAACCCTGGTAAATGTCTTTGATTCTTTCTCTAGGAAACTGTTGTAGAGAAACTGTTCTTCGTCTCATCTGGACACTTTCTGATTTTCCTTCAGATGCTGAGACGGTGAATGTTGGTGCCGTTGTTGGTGGAgttcttgttcctgttgttcttattattattattattattatcatcgtCCTGGTGAAACGTGGAACCATCAGTAAGTCTGAAAATctaatatttcacaataataaaatcaaagattgaagaaaagtgtaaaaactaaaaacagatgtgtgtatCAGaagtttgtttcttcttctttactctCCGTTAATCGTCTcacgacccctcagatttacctggaggaggaggaggagaagaagaagaagaagaagaagaagaagaaggagaaccTGGAGAACCTGGAGAACTCTGCAGAAACAGCTTGTTAAACATCCTGTCAGAGGTGTAGTGGTGGTGGAGAGATGCTGCTGGAGCGAGAACAACAACCATTCACTACCTGACGGATAAAAAGCAGATTCCCAAAGTTTCTACTGAACTAAGTGACATTAAACCTCCGTGTGAAGACGAGTGAAGGTGTTTAAACACAactcaaacacaacagcagtcaTGATGAGTTTGGGTCAGAAGCACAGTTTTGGAAAAGGGAAAATTTCATAGAGAAAACATCAATCAAATATACTggttaatataaaaacaggGACCAGTCAGACGTTGTCATGGAAACGTGTAATCAGGAAATACTCTGTGATCAAGCAGAGCTGTGACACAGTTGTCGTGTCCATGTTGTTAACACATCTATATTCCATTTGtctgaaaatgtaaagatgCAACTTTTTTAATGCAAAGAAATAATTCACGATTTTAGAGATAAACTCCTGGACATTAAACTGGAACTACGTTAAGATGCATATTAATATTCAAATCATGGTAAACGGCCCCCATTAAAGCATGAGGGACATGTTTCATATAAAGAGGAAGATTTTGATCAACATCATCCGGTCTGTGGGGATTTGGATGTCGGCATGAATGTATTATCGTGTGCTAACCTGAGATCTGCCACAACTGTGTCCACCTTTATAATCACACTGAAAacctttgtattttcttttagtttagtttttttaatgtattttcttttgttggcgttgatactgtgtgtttatgtgagtaGTACGCTCCTCATATGTATCTATCAACACCGCCATAATCTGgaagttacacacacatacacacacacgcctcttTGCATCTCAAATACTAGATCCCCtctgaaatcatcatcatcatcatcatcatcatcattttgtcttttcttcctcttttgtccAGTGTTACACTtgtcttcacttgtttttaaatctgtccaCGCTGGTCAGGCTAATGGAGTGAAGATCAACTAACACCACCGGTGCAGCcctgtgtgttagtgttacGACCTTTGACCTGCCCTTTTCCGTCATCTTTCCCTTGAAAGCTGCTGTATTGTTGCGTTCACATTTAGCTGCTCCTGCCGTCCCTCGGTGGAGGCTGAGCAGAAAGGGTGATCAGGCTTCTGTCAACATTGTTAAGTCTGATCTCTAAACCCTCAGGTTTCTATCTCTCACTTTtgtcctttgtgtttttaactcAAACTGCTCCATGTCTGTGTCAGACCATGAGATAGTTAACgcatcatttcagctgtttcgatgttgtgtgtttcttgttgtATTGTACAGAACTTTGGTGcctgttttaaatatattttataaataaacaagataagATTTGATTTAATCTGTGAACAATCTGTATATTCAACACTTATGTTACATTATGTACGAGCAGTGAAAGGAACTGTAATGACTTTGCTGACTTGTCCTGCAGCGCCATCGTGACGTCACACTCCTACCTGCTGCAGAACTGACAACTTtcccatcaacctcagctgtactttattTTCAGGGCTAATGAGCAAACATGGCGTCTGCTGAAGAGACCGTACATGCGTCACCGTATCAGTGGACAACAAGGGTGGGATTAGTAACAGACATAAATGTTTTCAGAGAGAAGAGTATCACAGCATTGCATGAAAACTTAGTGAGTTCAAGAAGAAGCAGCGCCAACAGGTTTCAGGCTGTGAGGAGAGGGACAGCCtcgacagccaatcagagggcGGTGCGCACTGAGAGAGCCCGCCTCCTCCATAAGTCTGTGTGCGCGCACCTTGCCTTTGTTCCCACGCTCAGCTCTCTACCACAGGACGAGGAATCAATTACATTacagtgaccacacacacacacacacacacacacataaatgggagggagggagttcGTGCGTCTCTTCAGAGGCTCAGGTCTGTTCACGATCAGAGGGACAGTTCTGGACGTTTCACCTGCTCTTCCACACTTGGGACAAGTGAAGTTGATGATGTGATCTCACTCATggacccctcctcctcttcatcagtgTCCTTCCTCTCCAAACAGACCTAGATTCACTGTGACCATTAGTGAAGAAGTAACTCACCGTCGACAAACGGTAAAGCAGCGAACAGGAAAATGAGCAGTTCGTTCATTATTAAACTAAATCAGCGAGATAAAGAcgaagtgaagtgaagtgacacTTGCAGAGAGATTAGAGGATGTGTGTAATTGGTATGTCGGTTTCCATACCTCCTACATGGAaaccagtggcggctgctggtcttataaggaggggaagctcattttcggcctacatcataaaatgtgtccgtttatttatatgtaaattcgcagagtgacagaagagagtcgccaaacacaaagctagtcgtttttaacaaagacaaagtcgctgaggatcagtaacgtctccagatcaactccgaacaacggaattaaaaacttgaaaactgctctgGTGGATgtttatacttcaagatcgctgattcgctcatttcgctgtcaatcaaaagggactcagcctcagacagatcatccaatcatcatgcagaagccgagcgtccggaccagcccactgccccatagacccccagagacgctgagcgtccgatgggcgggacaaagcccagcatttatccaatgaccgtctagtttcactgcagtggaacaacccactctctgcttccccagtgacgtcaggagacgctcggcgtctacactgtgtaaagctctgtgtatattctcatttgtccaggtcatagtatcctaaaggagttttttaaatcgaaacaactggactaggttgtttgtctgtgaagacgtttcacctctcatccaagaggcttcatcagttcgtgtacgcatctgaccaggctaggactggtcctactttctggtgcGGAGACCCatgtatttaacctcttgtgggcgttcacaaggatgatgatgtcactggttcacTGGACCCTAATCCTAATGGACATTTTAGCGGGTTCTGTGACGTAGGTAGGAACAGCCTGCTCATTGGTTCATTTGATCCAATGAGCAGGCTCCTTTTCTCTGTGGCGGAGGGATGTGTCAGAAACCAATTTATAAAGTTCCTGCAGGCAAGTAACACACCGTCGACCGGCATCATCTACTCTCTCTGCAAGTGTCACTTTATCTTCTTTTCCTCACTCAATAATGGACATGAGGCTGTTCACGTTCCTGTTCTCTGCTTTACCATTGATCCTGGGTGAGTTAGTGCTGAACTTCTGGATTCTGCTTCATCAATGATTTTTATTCTGATATTTACACTTTTGAAACTTTTAAGGACTTTTTAAAACGgcaaactttttaaaactttgaacatgtttatattcagtttgacaaaaaataaaatggcaaataGACATTTTAAAACTTATGAAGTTTGATATTGTTGagaataataaattattttttgggctatttttatttgcctttattagagaaagagagagagagagagaaatatttggGACTCAGGATGTGCACCATATGTGTGGCCTCTGTTATTATCAATGAGAGTTTAACTTTTGTAATTGTGGAGCCAGAGAGTGGGAGGACAAATGTTAATGACTCATGGTGTGCACTCCACTCAGCTCTTGTCTCATGTGAAGgaggagccagagagagagagacagagacagagagagagagagagacagagacagagagagagggagagggagagagagagagagagagaggaagcaacaAGCTCACATGAGGAGATGatctctgtgtttcaggaggACGATCCTTCAGTGGATGAGCAGCACATTTTGAGATTTGTTGCATCCAGAAACTTCAGCTCTGTGGTTGAAGAGTTTAAATGTTAGAAATGGAGGTTTTCTTTTAGACGTGTTTAAACTGTCTCAATGTTGTTTGTCTCTCCAGGAAAGTATCATGTCATTTGTCCAACTGAGACGATCCAGAAGCAGGTGATGTTGGTACAATTCAGTGTTGTCTGGATCCCTCTGTCCACCTGTCCTCCCTTAACTACGTTAAGTTGCATATTAATATTCAAATCATGGATTTAGATGCAACATAGATAATTGACTAATACCAGCGTACACTGTAGGATGACAACAAGGACATTAATTCACTTTTGTAGTTTGATCACAATTATACTACaccataaaatataaagtatggAGACTCTTATTGAGACTAAAGTAAAACGTATTGAGTCTTTTAAGTGACAGGTAATGGGACAGCACTTATATCACTTCACCTTGATGATgccaaaacatttacattcaattGTGGGTTTGAGACTTTTGATTGCACGTTTTtattccctccctttctcttcctatttgtaaacaaaaataataatgttggaAAAGATCTGATCCAATTTGGATATGtggaattcatcatcatgtcatcatggGACAAATAActtctgtgtttatactgttaTACACTGTATGTTGACTTTCATGCCTGTTTGTTAACCGTTCTTCTTCTGTCTTAGTATTTCCTGCGTTATATGGGCCTTGATAACCATGGAAACTCCAGTTTAATATCACAACGCTATGAACTTTGGGTAATTCTCTAAGGCAAAGTGTGCAGAAATGCGGACTTACAGAAAGTTTGAATAAAGGGCTCAAAGTGTCAGTTAGAGAGACCTCATGTCCTCGATGTGGGACAGAAATAAACCCTCAGGGACTTACACCAAAGATCCTCCATTCagtttctctactgtctctgcttGTACCGGTTTACACAGCAGTCTGTTCTGCACATGCGCAGTTCAGTAAAAAAGGAGTTCCGGCCTGTGTGAGACGTTAACTTTGCTCCTCTTTCTACCAACCTACAGGTACCGTAAAACTCACTTTTATACTCGTAACAAACGGATCTAAAACTCTTGTAGCAGCGGTATTAGTTGTTGTGGAGAGTTTTCGGAGAGTTTTGAGACGTGTAAGATTTTGCAGCGGGTTAGTTTTTGGTCAACGACGGTTATCTTTCACCGGAAGTTAGCGCGGTAGTTTTAAAAGTGTTTGTACTCGACACTAGAGTTAAGTGACGTGGTTAAACGCGTTGTTAATGTTGTCAGGATGTTAACCAGCCATTAGCGAGTGAACAGGGAAAAGGAGAAATCCCacatttcaactgttttcactgtcGCCGCCATGATGGGGTTGGGCGCTGTTGGTCGCTGCCGCCATggcgtgcgcgcgcgcgtgtatGTGTCGTGGATGAGTATCGATAGTGTTGAATGAGCGTAAACAGGATTATATGATGCTAACGTGTCTGCGACAGTAGGAGAGGGTATAACAGAATGAGttcttctttattattattattattattattattatcattatgggAAGTTATTATGAAGTTATGTTGACttattgtctttttgtgtcaCTTATTGATCCTCTCTCTATCAGTCCACAGTATCTTTATATTAGCTACACAGTGTTTGAGTGTTATCATTACACCTGTGTAAGATAACAGATATGGGCTAATAGGAAACTACTAAACCTACTAGTGTCTTACGGAGGCGGTTACCACCCATTTATTTAGGTGACCAAATGCCGGTGGAGCCCAGTCGGTTCACGTGACACAGACACCCAGCTCCCATTCGCCAGCTGTTTGTACATTGTTTAATATTAATGAGCGTTTACAGCTCCTGAGCTGAAAAGACCAGACAGACCTTTCCTCACTGAATTAGTTTAGACTCTAGACTGACTGCTCTTGACGGTGCGTCCACCGTCTTTTCCACGCAGAATGGATTTGACAGTAGTAACTTTACTatcagctgcttttccttttacCCTGGGTGAGTTAATTACTTCTTGACTTCTGTTCACATTAAATCTAGGTAGTTATTGTTTGGAGGCTGCGTCATCTATACATATTCTGATGTTTAcagtttaaactttaaaactaaaaacttgaACTCGTTGATTTTCggttttatattaaatacaaaTTCAAATGAACAGTGATCAATAACATGAACCAGTGGCCGAGCTAACTTACAGAGCTTGTTATGAATGATTACCATTGATCCTGGTGAATCTGCGTCTGTTTGGATTCTGCTTCATTAACGattattattcttatatttACACTTGTTAGAGccatttgtatatttgtgtgtgtgtgtgtgtgtgtgtgtgtgttgtgtgtgtgtgtgtgtgtgtgtgtgtgtgtgtaatgcacGGGTAGCCACAGTAGGTGGCGTATTGAATGGCAACACATGAAATGTATAAGTAGAAGAAGAGGCAGTTACTCCTAAGGTGTGCTGCTGACCGGGGAGAAGCTCACAGGTTTAGAGCCCAATGTTCAcgcctttttgtttgttttcatgcaagTTATTGGTGCGACATATGTGAGTGAATATCAAAGGCTGTTTTGTTACacggtaaataaatacatcataatcgTAAGCACAAGTGGGATGTTTTGATTTATCATATGGAGCCAGCTCATGACGAGCAGCCCCTGACTGTGGCTCAGGTTTATTCTGTTGAACCCAAGTCACTACAACACTGTTGAAACTTTTAaggactttttaaaactttgcaattttattttttgtcaaactgaaaataaacacgTTCAGatagactttttaaaacttgtGAGATTTGATATTGTtgagaatatttttatttgcctttattagagaaagagagagagagagagaaatagttGGGACTCAGGATGTGCACCATATGTGTGGCCTCTGCTTTTATCAATGAGAGTTTAACTTTTGTAATAgtggagccagagagagagagagggagcacaaATAGTTATGACTCATGGTGTGCGCTCCACTCAGCTCTTGTCTGAAGgaggagccagagagagagagagggagggagagagagagagagagagagagagagagagagagagacagagacagagagagagagagagggagagagggagagagagagagagagagagagagagagagagagagagggagggagagagagagagagagagggagggagagagagagagagagagggagagagggagagagagagagagggagagagagagagagagggaggagagagagagagagagagggagggagagagagagagagagagggagagagggagagagagagagagggagagagagagagagggagagagagagagagagggagcaacaaGCTCACATGAGGAGATGatctctgtgtttcaggaggACGATCCTTCAGCAGCACATTTTGAGATTTGTTGCATCCAGAAACTTCAGCTCTGTGGTTGAAGAGTTTAAATGTTAGAAATGGAGGTTTTCTTTTAGACGTGTTTAAACCGTCTCAATGTCGTTTGTCTCTGCAGCACAGCATCATGTCAAGTGTCCGACTGAGACGATCCAGGCAGAAGAAGGTGATGATGTTACACTTAGGTTTGATCTGGATCCCCGGGTCAACCTGGTGAATTATACACTGGACGTTAGGAGAACTGACCTCAAGGAGATCGTCCATGTCTATCGACATGGAAAGGACCTCACTGATCCACAGACGGAGCgatacagaaacagaacaaCTCTCATCCATGAAGACCTGAGCAGAGGAATCATCACACTGCAGATCTCCTCAGTTCAGCTGGAGGACAGTGGACCGTACCGATGTTTTGTCCCAGAGCTGAGAGCTGGTTGTACCACTGCCCTTAATGTTGGTAAGCATGAGGACTTTACTGCTGTACAGGACATTTTaggatttatttcattcagtatttatcACAGATAGTGAAGAAGTTTGTTCCTGAATAAAACACgtgattttaaaaagtgtttaaacagtttatttctcgtttgaaaaagtgaaaaaagtccAACACAACAAGACGAAgacagatgatgtcatgaccagcACCTCGCCACCAAACCCTGGTAAATGTCTTTGATTCTTTCTCTAGGAAACTGTTGTAGAGAAACTGTTCTTCGTCTCATCTGGACACTTTCTGATTTTCCTTCAGATGCTGAGACGGTGAATGTTGGTGCCGTTG contains:
- the LOC130166325 gene encoding butyrophilin subfamily 2 member A1-like, with amino-acid sequence MDMRLFTFLFSALPLILAQHHVKCPTETIQAEEGDDVTLRFDLDPRVNLVNYTLDVRRTDLKEIVHVYRHGKDLTDPQTERYRNRTTLIHEDLSRGIITLQISSVQLEDSGPYRCFVPELRAGCTTALNVVKKVQHNKTKTDDVMTSTSPPNPDAETVNVGAVVGGVLGLIIIIIIIIIVLVKRGTIRVWRSSEEEGTGTRDGSKLTSNGVIDHPSSRKPLMKHHHSVNIELTRDCI